A single window of Treponema denticola ATCC 35405 DNA harbors:
- a CDS encoding ABC transporter permease: MPTCEESWDLIIEPKRKLLDIPIREVIRYRDLIALFIKRDFVTQYKQTILGPLWFIINPLISTVMYAFVFGNLAKLSTDGVPHILFYYAGTMLWTFFAGCFTDATNIFVNNKDLFGKVYFPRLTVPISNIASNVTRILVQFLCLMGFFVYYFVTSDVLRPSFFTFFFPFLLIWIAAVATGMGMVISALTTKYKDLRLLVNFALNLAMYATAVVYPVSQIPQRFHWVLYANPMNAPIELFRVWFYGAGGIPSQAIISSILLTFLFLFLGLIMFNQNERNFIDVV, encoded by the coding sequence ATGCCAACATGTGAGGAATCTTGGGATTTAATTATAGAACCAAAGCGTAAGCTTTTGGATATACCAATCCGTGAAGTAATAAGATATAGGGATCTGATAGCTCTTTTTATAAAGAGAGATTTTGTTACACAGTATAAGCAGACAATTTTGGGGCCATTGTGGTTTATTATAAACCCGCTTATCTCGACTGTAATGTATGCCTTTGTATTCGGTAATCTGGCAAAACTAAGTACTGACGGCGTTCCTCATATTTTATTTTATTATGCCGGAACAATGTTGTGGACTTTTTTTGCAGGTTGTTTTACCGATGCAACAAATATTTTTGTCAACAATAAGGACTTATTCGGAAAAGTTTATTTCCCGCGTTTAACCGTTCCTATAAGCAATATTGCGAGTAATGTTACAAGAATATTGGTGCAATTTTTGTGTTTAATGGGCTTTTTTGTTTATTATTTTGTAACTTCCGATGTTTTAAGACCTTCTTTCTTCACCTTCTTTTTTCCTTTTCTTTTGATTTGGATTGCAGCTGTTGCAACGGGTATGGGGATGGTTATCTCAGCTTTAACAACTAAGTATAAGGATTTGAGACTCCTCGTAAATTTTGCCTTAAATCTTGCAATGTATGCTACGGCTGTAGTTTATCCGGTATCTCAAATTCCTCAACGATTCCATTGGGTTTTATATGCTAATCCCATGAATGCTCCTATTGAACTTTTTAGGGTTTGGTTTTATGGAGCCGGAGGAATTCCTTCCCAGGCAATTATTTCAAGTATTTTGCTGACCTTTTTATTTTTATTTTTAGGGCTTATTATGTTTAATCAAAATGAGCGTAATTTTATTGATGTGGTGTAG
- a CDS encoding glycosyltransferase, with translation MEPELTIIMSNYNQSKYIKSAIDSVLSQKTNFNWQLLITDDNSTKDNSIEIIKEYVHRYPDKIKALFNKKNGGYLENVLRAKKITKTPYFCLLDADDYWLDDLFLQRSYDFLQKHLEYVIYYENVKCLLPDGTCYPFINSNIVNSSYTIEDLFAGRIYITQTTGQFYRNVLFKNGIPEIIETAIGTVSEHSFEGDTDRFILHLKYGKAYFNNIMCGVYRILPNAGIWSRLTQFKKNLLAAQSYYDYFRYFEYTHADYFIHHSLFYVKECFEELKKAIDKNEFTQTIIQSDIIQLFDIIVEDEKYFKEAAADNGKIYKKKSIAIKKIIKFLLPYGFVRLIQKIRKH, from the coding sequence ATGGAACCCGAATTAACAATTATTATGTCAAATTATAATCAAAGTAAATATATCAAAAGTGCCATAGATTCCGTATTATCACAAAAAACAAATTTTAACTGGCAGCTACTTATTACCGATGATAATTCAACAAAGGATAATAGCATTGAAATTATCAAGGAATATGTTCACCGGTATCCGGATAAAATAAAGGCTCTGTTTAATAAAAAAAATGGAGGTTATTTAGAAAATGTCTTACGTGCTAAAAAAATTACAAAAACTCCCTATTTTTGTCTGTTAGATGCCGATGACTATTGGTTGGATGATCTTTTTTTGCAGCGTTCATATGATTTTTTGCAGAAACATTTGGAATATGTTATTTATTATGAAAATGTAAAATGTTTATTGCCTGATGGAACTTGTTATCCATTCATTAATTCGAATATTGTGAATTCGTCATATACGATTGAAGATCTTTTTGCAGGTCGCATATATATTACACAGACTACGGGACAATTCTATCGTAATGTCCTTTTTAAAAATGGGATACCTGAAATAATTGAAACTGCTATCGGTACAGTCTCTGAGCATTCTTTTGAAGGTGATACGGATCGTTTCATTTTACATCTAAAATATGGAAAGGCTTACTTTAACAATATCATGTGTGGTGTTTATAGAATATTACCTAATGCGGGAATATGGTCAAGATTAACTCAGTTTAAAAAAAATCTCTTAGCGGCTCAGTCTTATTATGATTATTTCCGATATTTCGAGTATACACATGCCGACTATTTTATACATCATTCATTGTTTTATGTCAAAGAATGCTTTGAAGAATTAAAAAAAGCGATAGATAAGAATGAATTTACACAAACAATTATACAGTCTGACATAATACAATTATTTGATATAATCGTTGAAGATGAAAAATATTTCAAAGAAGCCGCTGCGGATAACGGCAAAATATATAAAAAGAAATCTATAGCAATAAAAAAAATAATCAAGTTTTTATTGCCATACGGTTTTGTACGGCTGATTCAAAAAATAAGGAAACATTAA
- a CDS encoding GNAT family N-acetyltransferase, with translation MTKVFRIESYEKKYEQLWDDFVLNKSINGTFLQSRSFLNYHPEDRFEDCSLLIFNQKDNLAAVIPACKDPKDPTCFFSHKGSTYGGIIIDKKHYSGNGLLEIIEVFEQYLMENRYTSVYLKITPDILSIESPALLEYLLYYKKYQQYSELNTYIDLENYDEHIVSNFSQGKRTNITNCLKIGAVCRQIHTSDEIQALYTILAHTLRKYNTKPVHSFNEFMELKNVHISDNISFFGEYIQNDLVAGAVLFYFPKTKTIHTQYLCSKEEFAKLSPMSFMYYSMIVEAKKINYKRISWGVSTEDFGHYLNQGLLKNKESYGSTYSINKIFYKMLTPKV, from the coding sequence ATGACAAAAGTGTTCAGAATAGAATCGTATGAAAAAAAATACGAACAGCTTTGGGATGATTTTGTTTTAAATAAATCGATTAACGGAACTTTTTTACAAAGCCGAAGTTTTTTAAATTATCATCCTGAAGATAGATTTGAAGATTGTTCTCTTTTAATTTTTAATCAAAAGGATAACTTGGCTGCTGTAATTCCTGCTTGCAAGGATCCTAAGGATCCGACTTGTTTTTTTTCTCACAAAGGTTCTACCTATGGCGGCATAATTATAGATAAAAAGCATTATTCCGGTAATGGTCTTTTGGAAATAATTGAAGTTTTTGAACAGTATTTAATGGAGAATAGATATACTTCCGTCTATTTAAAAATAACACCGGATATTTTATCTATTGAAAGTCCTGCACTTTTGGAATATCTTTTGTATTATAAAAAATATCAACAATATTCCGAACTGAATACATATATTGATCTGGAAAATTATGATGAGCATATCGTATCCAATTTTAGTCAAGGGAAAAGAACGAACATAACAAATTGCTTGAAAATAGGTGCGGTTTGTAGACAGATACATACTAGTGATGAAATACAAGCACTATATACCATACTTGCACATACTTTGAGAAAATATAATACAAAGCCGGTACATAGTTTTAATGAGTTTATGGAATTAAAAAATGTCCATATTTCTGATAATATTTCTTTTTTCGGAGAGTATATTCAAAATGATTTAGTTGCGGGCGCTGTGCTTTTTTATTTTCCAAAAACAAAAACGATACATACTCAATATTTATGTTCTAAGGAAGAATTTGCAAAATTAAGCCCAATGAGTTTTATGTATTATTCTATGATAGTTGAAGCAAAAAAAATAAATTATAAAAGAATTTCTTGGGGTGTTTCAACTGAAGATTTTGGCCATTATCTTAATCAGGGTTTATTAAAAAATAAAGAATCATACGGCAGTACTTATTCAATAAATAAAATCTTTTATAAAATGTTAACGCCGAAGGTATAA
- a CDS encoding ABC transporter ATP-binding protein: MSNTVIKIEHLSKMYKLGVINNGALFRDIQSWWALKRGKEDPHGKIGADKYEGSDTEFWALKDLTFDIKQGDRVGIIGKNGAGKSTLLKALSRITTPTEGTVKIRGKVSSLLEVGTGFHGELTGRENIYLNGAILGMKKREIDRKLDEIIDFSGIEKHIDTPVKRYSSGMYVRLAFAVAAHLDSDILIADEVLAVGDAEFQKKAIGKMSELSTGQGRTVLFVSHNMAAVKSLCNKGVILEKGRLKFTSDNIDDSISYYMGTGDRGEISRPTIWINHGDIYHPNFIPKRLEVVDMSGKQFDRPINYEEGFKIRITFDINELDEMFDFGLYIYFQNMRLMIITGVYNIAKLQKKDNVSEFTIPPKFFIPNNSYLVSIFSSIRNCNWIIDPDDYIASVLIPITDTDFTIKGMLI, from the coding sequence ATGTCAAATACGGTTATAAAAATAGAGCATCTTTCAAAAATGTACAAGCTTGGGGTTATCAATAACGGAGCTCTTTTTAGGGATATTCAAAGCTGGTGGGCATTAAAACGAGGAAAGGAAGACCCTCACGGGAAAATAGGGGCTGATAAGTATGAAGGCTCTGATACCGAATTTTGGGCTTTAAAAGACTTAACTTTTGATATTAAGCAGGGAGACAGGGTTGGTATAATCGGCAAAAACGGAGCCGGTAAATCGACTCTTTTAAAAGCGCTTTCCCGTATAACTACTCCTACTGAAGGGACTGTAAAAATAAGAGGAAAGGTTTCAAGCTTACTGGAAGTAGGTACGGGTTTTCATGGTGAACTTACGGGAAGAGAAAATATCTATCTTAACGGAGCAATCCTCGGTATGAAAAAACGGGAGATTGACCGTAAACTTGATGAGATTATAGACTTTTCCGGTATTGAAAAGCACATAGATACGCCGGTAAAAAGGTATTCAAGCGGGATGTATGTTCGTCTTGCCTTTGCGGTTGCCGCTCATTTGGATAGCGATATTCTGATAGCTGATGAAGTGCTGGCTGTGGGTGATGCAGAGTTTCAAAAGAAGGCAATTGGAAAAATGAGCGAACTTTCGACAGGACAGGGAAGAACGGTTCTTTTTGTCAGCCATAATATGGCAGCGGTAAAATCACTTTGTAATAAGGGAGTTATTCTTGAGAAAGGTAGGTTGAAATTCACAAGTGATAATATTGATGACTCCATTAGCTATTATATGGGAACTGGTGATAGAGGAGAGATAAGCCGTCCTACTATTTGGATAAATCATGGCGATATATATCATCCTAATTTTATACCAAAGCGTCTTGAAGTTGTAGACATGAGTGGCAAACAATTTGATCGTCCTATAAATTATGAAGAAGGTTTTAAAATAAGAATCACTTTCGATATTAATGAGCTTGATGAAATGTTTGATTTCGGTTTGTATATATATTTTCAAAATATGCGTCTTATGATTATAACAGGAGTATATAATATAGCAAAACTTCAAAAAAAGGATAATGTTTCTGAATTTACTATCCCGCCCAAATTTTTTATACCAAATAATTCATATCTTGTATCGATTTTTAGTTCTATTAGAAATTGTAATTGGATTATAGACCCTGATGATTATATTGCTTCTGTTTTAATACCAATTACTGATACTGATTTTACAATAAAAGGTATGCTTATATAA
- a CDS encoding glycosyltransferase has protein sequence MEKLKLLFITYTHSNGGGAEKVLTTLVNNLDAERYDISIFEIVKYDVKCEPVNSNIKLLPPLYHCNDRDYKIKVLDYILEQKPEIIRALNNFDAYDVIITWNYQLPSFMLPAFPEKKTIAWFHGAIDDLDISDNSTAVKSRYNLQKNAWGFADKVVTISHKSLQSLETVFPEYMHKAQIIYNAFDVKNSKIKATERVEDIYENCYLPIIVCAGRLDKNKNFSLLVKTVAKLKTDNIKCALFIIGDGEEREPLVRLVAESGITDSVFFLGYKQNPLPYISRAQLLCVSSLAEGFPTVVLESMALGKPFVTTPVAGASEELADGGKCGLVADWNVDDYAEMVKMLLTDKTLYDRMSENCIKKIQEFSIENTVKQFDILIASLPEKKDIQISCLSKQEAFKKVKAVYVWHPDEIIKRIKFSITRFASRKTLYHFMLLGYHILNLFRYILCTPIRICTAKKVLLRKDSL, from the coding sequence ATGGAAAAACTGAAACTTCTTTTTATTACTTACACACATTCGAACGGAGGCGGAGCCGAAAAGGTTTTAACAACGCTTGTTAATAATTTGGATGCGGAAAGATACGATATTTCTATTTTTGAAATAGTAAAGTATGATGTTAAATGTGAACCTGTAAATTCAAATATTAAATTACTCCCACCGCTTTACCATTGTAATGATCGAGATTATAAAATTAAGGTATTAGACTATATCCTTGAACAAAAACCGGAAATTATTAGAGCTCTGAATAATTTTGATGCATACGATGTTATAATTACATGGAATTATCAATTACCATCATTTATGCTTCCTGCTTTTCCCGAAAAAAAAACGATAGCCTGGTTTCACGGAGCTATTGATGATTTGGATATTTCAGATAATTCAACTGCTGTCAAAAGTAGGTACAACCTGCAGAAAAACGCTTGGGGCTTTGCTGATAAGGTCGTTACGATTTCACATAAATCGCTGCAGTCTCTGGAAACTGTTTTCCCTGAATATATGCACAAAGCGCAAATAATTTATAATGCGTTCGATGTAAAAAATTCAAAAATAAAAGCAACCGAAAGAGTTGAAGATATTTATGAAAACTGTTATTTACCGATTATAGTTTGCGCAGGACGATTAGATAAAAATAAAAATTTTTCTCTTCTTGTAAAAACCGTTGCAAAATTGAAAACCGATAATATTAAATGTGCTTTGTTTATCATCGGTGACGGAGAAGAAAGAGAACCGCTTGTACGCTTAGTGGCTGAATCGGGTATAACTGATTCAGTCTTTTTTTTAGGCTATAAGCAAAACCCCTTACCTTATATCAGCCGGGCACAATTGTTATGTGTGTCATCACTGGCAGAAGGTTTTCCTACTGTTGTTTTGGAATCTATGGCTTTAGGCAAGCCCTTTGTAACAACACCCGTCGCAGGGGCTTCTGAAGAACTGGCTGACGGCGGAAAATGCGGCTTGGTTGCCGACTGGAATGTTGACGATTATGCTGAAATGGTAAAGATGTTATTAACCGATAAGACTCTTTATGATAGAATGTCGGAAAATTGTATTAAAAAAATACAAGAATTTTCCATAGAAAATACTGTGAAGCAGTTTGATATTCTTATTGCCTCTTTACCTGAGAAAAAGGATATACAAATTTCTTGTCTTTCAAAACAAGAAGCCTTTAAAAAAGTAAAAGCTGTATATGTGTGGCACCCCGATGAAATAATAAAAAGGATAAAGTTTTCAATTACAAGATTTGCCTCCCGTAAAACTCTTTATCATTTTATGCTTTTAGGTTATCATATTTTGAATTTGTTCCGCTACATACTTTGTACTCCGATAAGAATATGTACAGCAAAAAAAGTGTTATTACGAAAGGATTCCTTATGA
- a CDS encoding sugar 3,4-ketoisomerase codes for MIYSTADSKIIDLISQNNITHLNHKSVVPFEVKRIYYLYGVPENQERGAHAHKELFQLLLAASGSFNVELDDGKNKKKIFLNSTSKGLLIVPGIWRNLTNFSFGSVALVLASEYYTETDYIRNYDEFLKYRKINELGI; via the coding sequence ATGATTTATTCGACTGCCGATTCTAAAATAATCGATTTGATATCACAAAATAATATAACGCACCTCAATCATAAAAGTGTTGTGCCGTTTGAGGTAAAGCGTATCTATTATCTTTACGGTGTCCCCGAGAACCAGGAACGGGGAGCTCATGCGCATAAAGAACTATTTCAACTTCTTCTTGCCGCTTCAGGATCTTTTAATGTTGAACTTGATGACGGAAAAAATAAGAAAAAAATCTTTTTAAATAGTACGTCAAAGGGGTTATTGATAGTTCCCGGTATTTGGAGGAACCTTACGAATTTTTCTTTCGGTTCGGTAGCATTAGTGCTGGCTTCTGAATATTATACTGAAACCGATTATATCAGAAACTATGATGAATTTTTAAAATATCGAAAAATAAATGAATTAGGGATATGA
- a CDS encoding glycosyltransferase produces the protein MNNTITVIIPTYNKADFISQTIESVLQQTYKNFEIVIIDDCSSDNTEGVVQKYLSGKIRYFKHKTNWGPGVTFNDGIEKAQSEYVTLIASDDILLPAHLELVINEFKKDKKIETVFSKLQVIDENNNYLNKIQEPPYIDKYKLLNTLFYIENRIPSPGIAFKKSLFNKTKMFNPNLILMHDYDLNIRCMMYGEIAVLPEPTVLYRRFSDNCNLSGDNNWYAYCHTAENNIILDNYLNLTYTDMIKTFPDLESCLEKDIKFNFISKTCKNEQKRLSEWAFEKLIEYLNTHPDFFCNNDLNFQYKDYIDLYKAHAEKNIIKLTHKQKLFKMMKDTAKMPFGVK, from the coding sequence ATGAATAATACGATAACAGTAATAATCCCTACCTATAATAAAGCCGATTTTATTTCTCAGACAATCGAAAGCGTTTTGCAACAAACGTATAAAAATTTTGAAATTGTTATAATTGATGATTGTTCAAGCGATAACACAGAGGGTGTGGTGCAAAAATACCTATCTGGCAAGATACGATATTTTAAACATAAAACAAATTGGGGACCAGGTGTAACTTTTAATGATGGAATAGAAAAGGCGCAGAGTGAATATGTTACGCTTATTGCAAGCGATGATATTCTTCTTCCTGCTCATTTGGAACTTGTAATAAATGAATTTAAAAAAGATAAAAAAATAGAAACTGTTTTTTCAAAGTTACAGGTAATAGACGAAAACAATAATTATTTAAATAAAATCCAAGAACCTCCTTATATTGATAAATACAAATTGTTAAACACTCTTTTTTATATTGAAAACAGAATTCCCTCGCCGGGAATAGCTTTTAAAAAAAGTTTATTTAATAAAACCAAAATGTTTAATCCGAACCTTATTCTGATGCATGATTATGATTTGAATATACGTTGTATGATGTATGGAGAAATTGCAGTTTTGCCTGAACCTACAGTTTTGTATCGGCGTTTTTCAGATAATTGCAATCTCAGCGGCGATAATAATTGGTATGCTTATTGTCACACTGCTGAAAATAACATTATATTGGACAACTATTTAAATTTAACATATACCGATATGATAAAAACTTTTCCTGATTTGGAAAGCTGTTTGGAAAAAGATATAAAATTCAACTTTATTTCCAAAACATGTAAGAACGAACAAAAACGCTTAAGCGAATGGGCGTTCGAAAAACTAATTGAATATCTTAATACTCACCCCGATTTTTTTTGCAATAATGATCTTAATTTTCAATATAAGGATTATATAGATTTATATAAAGCTCATGCCGAAAAAAATATTATTAAATTAACTCATAAGCAAAAATTATTTAAGATGATGAAAGATACTGCAAAAATGCCATTTGGAGTAAAGTAA
- a CDS encoding WxcM-like domain-containing protein, whose product MNIIKLPKITDTRGSLSYLESNRHVPFIIASVKLLPVKIETEKYLFRNNNADFLLLPLCGIFKLAEKNAETEYIADEADKGIHVSKKDFSISGFTENTVILILCSKPDFNVRLEL is encoded by the coding sequence ATGAATATTATTAAACTGCCTAAAATTACCGATACAAGAGGTTCTCTCTCCTATTTGGAAAGTAATCGGCATGTTCCTTTTATAATCGCATCTGTAAAATTATTACCTGTTAAAATTGAGACGGAAAAATATCTTTTTCGGAATAATAATGCGGATTTTCTATTGCTTCCATTATGTGGAATATTTAAATTAGCTGAAAAAAATGCCGAGACCGAATATATTGCTGATGAAGCTGACAAAGGCATACACGTAAGCAAAAAAGATTTTTCAATTTCCGGCTTTACGGAAAATACTGTTATATTAATTTTATGTTCAAAACCGGATTTTAATGTACGACTAGAGCTTTAA
- a CDS encoding DegT/DnrJ/EryC1/StrS family aminotransferase, with translation MYIPFLSLQKITESFEPYLSQKINEVVKKGWYIHGEECKAFEKEFAEFCGVKYCIGVGNGLEALKLILRAYKLLGVFQEGDEIIVPSNTFIATILAVSAENLTPVFVEPDINDYLIDVEKIEDKISSKTKAIMPVHLYGRLCNMEAITAFAKQHNLRVIEDAAQAHGAKQTEKRSGAFGDAAGFSFYPGKNLGCLGDGGCVTTDYDELADVVRKLANYGSSIKYVHEYKGENSRLDEIQAAVLSVKLQRLDADNNRRRQIAAMYNAGIKNKAVILPKLHQKEEHVWHIYCVRVQNRKAFINYLKDCGIETVIHYPTPPHKQKAYKEFSHLYLPISEKIHAEVVSLPMSPLLTDEEVNYVIEKVNEWKN, from the coding sequence ATGTATATCCCTTTTTTATCATTGCAAAAAATAACTGAAAGCTTTGAACCGTATCTCTCGCAAAAAATAAATGAGGTTGTAAAAAAAGGCTGGTATATTCACGGAGAGGAATGTAAAGCATTTGAAAAAGAGTTTGCAGAATTTTGCGGAGTTAAGTATTGCATTGGTGTAGGAAACGGTCTTGAAGCTTTAAAATTGATTCTCCGTGCTTACAAGTTGCTTGGTGTTTTTCAAGAAGGTGATGAAATTATTGTTCCGTCAAACACTTTTATAGCTACTATTCTTGCAGTGAGTGCCGAAAATTTGACGCCTGTTTTTGTTGAACCGGATATAAATGATTATTTAATTGACGTAGAAAAAATAGAAGATAAGATAAGTTCAAAAACAAAGGCTATTATGCCGGTGCATTTATACGGCAGACTTTGTAATATGGAGGCTATTACTGCCTTTGCAAAGCAGCACAACTTAAGAGTGATTGAAGATGCGGCTCAAGCACACGGCGCAAAACAAACCGAAAAACGAAGCGGAGCTTTCGGCGATGCCGCAGGTTTTAGTTTTTATCCGGGTAAAAATTTGGGCTGTTTAGGCGACGGCGGCTGCGTTACAACTGATTACGACGAACTTGCAGATGTCGTACGAAAGCTGGCAAATTACGGGTCAAGTATAAAATACGTGCACGAATATAAGGGAGAAAATTCCCGTCTTGACGAAATACAGGCCGCCGTGCTCTCGGTAAAACTGCAAAGACTTGATGCGGACAATAATCGCCGCCGTCAAATCGCAGCGATGTATAATGCCGGAATAAAAAATAAAGCTGTTATTTTACCTAAACTGCACCAAAAAGAAGAACACGTGTGGCATATCTATTGCGTTCGAGTTCAAAACAGAAAAGCCTTCATTAATTATTTAAAAGATTGTGGAATAGAGACGGTTATTCATTATCCGACTCCGCCCCATAAACAAAAAGCATATAAAGAGTTTTCTCATCTTTACTTACCGATAAGTGAAAAAATACATGCAGAAGTGGTTAGTCTTCCGATGAGCCCTTTATTAACCGATGAGGAAGTTAATTACGTAATTGAAAAAGTAAACGAATGGAAAAACTGA